CTTCATCAAGGAACCATTCATCATTTATTTGCAAAATGTGTACAAAAGAGTTTGTCACTAACATTGAACTACAAAGGCACATGCAGTGTCATAAGGGAGTTACTGTCTGTGAGTTCTGTCATAAAGATTTTAAAAGCAGCTCATCATTAGCTGTCCACAGACGGGTTCATACTGGAGAGATGCCTTATAAATGTGACTACTGTAACAAAAGCTTTAAACAAGTACCTCATCTTGATGTCCATATGAGAACTCATACAGGAGAAATGCCATTTCAGTGCCTCTATTGTGACAAAAAATTCAGTCAGAAATGCAACAGAAACCggcatatgaatacacatgtgaATGAAGCTGCTACTGAATCAAAGGATAAGTGTGACAAGAATGAGGTATATTCTGGCAACCAGGTTGAAAAACTTCAGTCTCTAACTGAATGTACAACATGTGGAAATGAATTTTCTGAACCTAATAGTTTCATAACACATATATTATCACATGACAATCTACCTGATTTATTAAGTCAaagcaataatcataataatcacaCTCCTGAAATAAACTGCAATAATTCTGGGACAGTTACTTTTAAAGACAGTCAGTGTAGAGTTTGTAATGAGACATTTACAGATCAGGCTGGCTTAGACCAACATATAGCTTCATCTCATAGAAAGAACTCATTCCCTGTCTCCAAAGATAATTGtgaaactgaagcaaataaaatacaggagAGACCTTTGGGCTTAATACCAGGTGAAATCCCTTACATATCTTCATCAGCTAATAATTCTCTTGTAGTTTTGAATAACAATATGGGTACATTAAGCCATTTAGGAAATGAAAGCTCCAAAAGTTTCCAACCAGACAATTGCAACATTGAAGTTCAGTCAAGGTCACAATCTGGGGAATTGCTTTATGAAGCTGGTTACATTGAAAATTCTCAAAACAAAGAATCCAAAACAAATAATTGGATTGAAGCAGCAAGCTTAAAAACAAGTGAACAGAGTATTTCAGCAAATTTTGTTTCCAATGATATGAGCTATACACCTGTTGAAAGACTTGGAACTCATGACTGTCAGATCTGTAATTCAAAGTTTACTAATTATACAAGTTTTATGGATCACCAAAGCTGTCATAATAACTGTATAGAGATGATGAGAAAATCTCAATCAGCTTCTGATGAATTTATTCATAATAACAGCAACTTCTCTGACAGAGGTGTTTTCAAATGTGAGCTTTGTGGAAAGTTTTTTCCTGACATTGCGAGCCTCCATTATCATCAACAGGTCAAACATTCACAACCTAGATCTTGTCATCAACTCGAGAATGGTGATTTTGAAGAAAGAGATAACTCTTTCACATCTAGTCCCAGCAACAAAGGACACTTAATAACAGGAAGCACCAACATAACTTCAAGTAATAAAGAAGATTTGGCAGGTATTAACAATAAACTTTTCAGTTGTAAAACATGTAACTTCCATTTTAATTCTCAGCAAGACTTGATTAAACATAAATTGTGTCACACTGTTTCAACTAATCATTCAGTAAAGTGTAATCAGGACATGACTGCAGCTTTAACTCCATCAAATACATGTGCCGCAGTGGCTGACCAAATGAATAAATCAGATTCTCCTTTGGTTTCCACCAATTCAAACATATGTGAATTTTGTAAGAAAGATTTCCGTAACCACTCTGCCTTGGTAATCCATCGAAGAATACACACAGGAGAAATGCCATTCCAATGTGAATACTGTCATCGTGGTTTTAGGCAAGTTGCTCACCTTGATGTACATCTACGGATACACACCGGGGAGACACCTTATAAATGTGCATTTTGTAATAAGAAGTTCAGTCAAAACTGCAACCGAATAAGACATCAGAAGATTCACCTGCAACCACAAAATTTAGATGGTAGTTATGAGCAGTCAACTAGCCACCAGGCTGGAGATCATATGTACAATTGTGAATTTTGTATTTCAAAGTTCAGCAACTATGAAGAGTTTTTAGATCATCTTAACTGCCACAACACTCCTTGCTTACAAGATGGACAAccagaagaatataagaaaaaacgAAAATTGCAGTCAGTTTCACAGAGTTTCTATTCTGAAAATGGAACTCCTGAAGATTGGAACTGTTGTGAGAGAGGTTTGACTGGatctaataataaatgtaaacagTGTAATCCCCATTCAGTTAATGCTGGTGAGTGTAACCTACAGATGGGAAGTAATTGTGACAAGACCCCTTTAAATGGTTACATACATAACTGTAGTGTATCAGATTGTGAAAATAATGGTGGTTACTTTGTGAAAAACTGCCAGAATAGTCTGAAGGTTATTGGGAATAATGAATGTGAGTTATGTAGTGTACAATTTGTGAACAAAGATGAACTTAATGTACACAAAGTGTCTCATCATATGGACCAGCCTTCAACAATGTTTAGCAATAGAAATTCTACCCACTGTCAGTCCAGCATGAATTTATTGAAAGATTCTGCTGGTCAAGGCCCATTTGAAAAGAGTTGTGAGTTTTGCCAGAAAACATTCAATAGTACTTCAGCTCTCATTACACATCGACGTGTACATACAGGAGAGACTCCTTACAAGTGCAGTTTTTGTCAAAAAAGCTTTAAACAAGCAGCACATAGAGATGTTCATATGAGAATACATACGGGTGAGACACCATACAAGTGCCAGTATTGTGACAGAAGTTTTTCTCAGAACAACAATAGACTTCGGCATGAAAAAACTCATCAGTTAGACAACAATACTACTACACAATCCAATGAAAATTCTCCAAGGACTGAGCTTCAGAATGACAGCAATGGGGCAACTAGTTCATCAGCTGAGCAAAATGGTGCATTATGTTTTACTTGTCCAGTATGTGGAGCACTGTTTGAAAGTGGTTTGGACCTCACTGATCACCAAACAATTTGTTTTGCAGCTAATGATAAACTTGCACATAATGATATAGATGTACCAAATTGTTCGGTAAGTCTAGTATTAGAAACAGATTCTTTCCCTAATGATGACTTGCAGCACATACCAAGTTTATCTTCAGACAATAACTACAATCTTAAAGATGCAGACAAGTCTAGTTACTCAGGTAAAAATGTAAGTCAACcaagtgaaatatttttcagttgtcACTCTTGTGGAATTAAATTCAGAACTGAGTCTGTTTTAAATAAACATCAGAAGTCGTGTAAAGGTTCTTCAAGACTGGTTCCTGTAGCAACAGATGATATTGGCCTAAATTCTACTGTCATGTCTGAAGATGGATCTTCACACTTTACATTAGAAAATAATGTTGAATCATCAAAAGCTAAGCAACATGATGCAACAGTAGATCTGTTTCCATGCAACATTTGTGGTGAAGAATTTACTCTTGCCATACATCTTAATTGTCACATGGCTACACATTCAGAGCAAAAAGAATTTACTGATCATGTTACTAAGCAAAATAAACCAAGAGCACTTTCAATAATCCTTGAAGAACCTTCTTTGCATATGACTGTTGAAGAATTTGGGAATTGTTCTGAAGATGAAGGTCTTGCTACTCCTCAACCTGACTGTAGTGGTCATCTGGAGAATGGGGAAGACAGTGACAATGTTGCAGAGATGGAAGACAATGATGAAGAgcaaaaagacaatacaaaacaaactCACTTTAAGTATAAGAAGAATTCACAAATATTAGattttgaaaatttgataaaaaaagaaattcttcttGAAGATTATGAAAATCCTTTACACCAACTGAAAAAAACTTTTATTACAAAAGACAGTTCTAAAGATACAGAAAATCCTTGTGGTATTGATACTGCTATGGAAACAACATCAACTTGCTTACCTGATGCAGATCGAACAGAATACTTTTGTCATCAATGTAACATAGAGTTTACTAATGAAGAAAAACTACATCAACACAGGATGTCTGTTCATGAGGAAGCTAAAGAAAATTATGAAGTTGTGACTAGTGCAGAGCCACTACCTACACTATGTAATCGGGGGGATGGAAACCTACTTCTTGACCAACATATATGTGAATTTTGTGAGAAAGGATTCAACAGTAGCTCTGCACTGCATGTTCATCGTAGAATTCACACTGGAGAATCTCCCTACAAATGCCACCTCTGCAATCGgagatttaaacaaaatattcatctCAATGTCCATTTGCGAACACATACAGGAGAAACTCCTTATCACTGTCAATTTTGTGACAAAAAATTTACACAAAACAGTAACCGAATTCGTCATCAACGTATGCATCTAGCTGATATTACCACAGTGGATAGTTCAGCTGTTGTGGATAATATTACTCCATCTGAAAATAATGTGTCACTTGAACCAAACTCTGATTCTAGCAACAGAGATTCTTCAGATGACCATGAACTTATGACTAATAGTGAACAGCAATGGAAAGATAAAAAGCCTTTATATTATAACCAACTTtttgaaaaggaaaggaaatcaTCTGTTCTTAACAACATTCCTATAGAGTATCATCCACCAAATGAGCCTAAAATAgaagtcaataataataacttgacTGGTTCCATTTACATGGGAGACTCTCAGCAAACGAGTGTTTTAAAAGAGGAAATAGATGCTGGTGACGATAAGCAGCTATCTATAAATACTAACAAACAACCAGCTGATAAGGAAGACTCCCAAAGTGAAGTGAACTTGTCTTTCCCTCAAGACTCTAAGTACTACTTAAGGAATTCACACTTTAGATGTGATTTCTGCTCACGACAGTTTCGTAGTAAATCTGCACTTATCATACATCGGCGAgtacacacaggagagaaaccttaccaATGTACATACTGTTTGAAAAGCTTCAAGCAAGTTGCTCACTTAGAAACTCATTCTAGAATACACACAGGTGAAACTCCATTCAAGTGTAACTACTGTCGACGATCTTTCAGTCAGAAAAGTAATTGTGATCGTCATCATCGTATTCATGTGGCTTGGAAAAAGAGGATGAAAGCTAGAGCTAAAGCTGCTGCAAAAACAGTTCACCTATGTACCATCTGTAATGGTCGGTTTGCTAATGCCAGTGCTTTAAGCAAGCATAAATGTTCTAAGGTAATTTCACTTGAAGAAGCAGAAGGCAACACTGATAATGTGCTTTCAAGCATACCTTACTCATGCAATATATGTGGTAAAAACTACATTAACAAAGGATATTTTGAAAGACATAAACAGTCACACACTTTAAACACCACCTCAGA
This genomic interval from Octopus bimaculoides isolate UCB-OBI-ISO-001 chromosome 4, ASM119413v2, whole genome shotgun sequence contains the following:
- the LOC106880551 gene encoding uncharacterized protein LOC106880551 codes for the protein MMFSSSKENQLPLSGNNGSLNVNQISNKGCYSLRSRHKSQNIFKCEICSKIFDSNSSLEQHMFSVHHSTNGVFLCEFCSANFSQKSSLMQHRCIHLTNTTSQAILDTGFPQKTYQSLTDNSNINTVKMSQNFTCEFCHKTFKTNSALLIHNRSHTGESPYSCEFCGKNFRQTAHLDVHMRIHTGETPFKCNYCNKSFNQKNNRNRHELIHLNGNIEQNPTITGINFDTNTATSPIHTSSVPNTSQSFTVSDVKESSLTSSISADQSRSNDLIVQRTPQTSHICHLCNKTLNSKSALQVHYRTHTGESPYVCHICNQRFKQSAHLDAHLRVHSKETPFKCQYCDKGFSQKGNKNRHERTHFLNKEGDTGKTNTLLPSTREVCHTNSIIGCEFETLLDHEGVRININYKQFVNIDADNVYSDKSNLAICEFCQSPIKDCTCAATHSSSFRQNAEPYSFQKTTEQFVLSDNTSRETVENQTAEVTNIQKYNNSRSKLTAQTICNDNTCMSASSELLNSNTSSRNHSSFICKMCTKEFVTNIELQRHMQCHKGVTVCEFCHKDFKSSSSLAVHRRVHTGEMPYKCDYCNKSFKQVPHLDVHMRTHTGEMPFQCLYCDKKFSQKCNRNRHMNTHVNEAATESKDKCDKNEVYSGNQVEKLQSLTECTTCGNEFSEPNSFITHILSHDNLPDLLSQSNNHNNHTPEINCNNSGTVTFKDSQCRVCNETFTDQAGLDQHIASSHRKNSFPVSKDNCETEANKIQERPLGLIPGEIPYISSSANNSLVVLNNNMGTLSHLGNESSKSFQPDNCNIEVQSRSQSGELLYEAGYIENSQNKESKTNNWIEAASLKTSEQSISANFVSNDMSYTPVERLGTHDCQICNSKFTNYTSFMDHQSCHNNCIEMMRKSQSASDEFIHNNSNFSDRGVFKCELCGKFFPDIASLHYHQQVKHSQPRSCHQLENGDFEERDNSFTSSPSNKGHLITGSTNITSSNKEDLAGINNKLFSCKTCNFHFNSQQDLIKHKLCHTVSTNHSVKCNQDMTAALTPSNTCAAVADQMNKSDSPLVSTNSNICEFCKKDFRNHSALVIHRRIHTGEMPFQCEYCHRGFRQVAHLDVHLRIHTGETPYKCAFCNKKFSQNCNRIRHQKIHLQPQNLDGSYEQSTSHQAGDHMYNCEFCISKFSNYEEFLDHLNCHNTPCLQDGQPEEYKKKRKLQSVSQSFYSENGTPEDWNCCERGLTGSNNKCKQCNPHSVNAGECNLQMGSNCDKTPLNGYIHNCSVSDCENNGGYFVKNCQNSLKVIGNNECELCSVQFVNKDELNVHKVSHHMDQPSTMFSNRNSTHCQSSMNLLKDSAGQGPFEKSCEFCQKTFNSTSALITHRRVHTGETPYKCSFCQKSFKQAAHRDVHMRIHTGETPYKCQYCDRSFSQNNNRLRHEKTHQLDNNTTTQSNENSPRTELQNDSNGATSSSAEQNGALCFTCPVCGALFESGLDLTDHQTICFAANDKLAHNDIDVPNCSVSLVLETDSFPNDDLQHIPSLSSDNNYNLKDADKSSYSGKNVSQPSEIFFSCHSCGIKFRTESVLNKHQKSCKGSSRLVPVATDDIGLNSTVMSEDGSSHFTLENNVESSKAKQHDATVDLFPCNICGEEFTLAIHLNCHMATHSEQKEFTDHVTKQNKPRALSIILEEPSLHMTVEEFGNCSEDEGLATPQPDCSGHLENGEDSDNVAEMEDNDEEQKDNTKQTHFKYKKNSQILDFENLIKKEILLEDYENPLHQLKKTFITKDSSKDTENPCGIDTAMETTSTCLPDADRTEYFCHQCNIEFTNEEKLHQHRMSVHEEAKENYEVVTSAEPLPTLCNRGDGNLLLDQHICEFCEKGFNSSSALHVHRRIHTGESPYKCHLCNRRFKQNIHLNVHLRTHTGETPYHCQFCDKKFTQNSNRIRHQRMHLADITTVDSSAVVDNITPSENNVSLEPNSDSSNRDSSDDHELMTNSEQQWKDKKPLYYNQLFEKERKSSVLNNIPIEYHPPNEPKIEVNNNNLTGSIYMGDSQQTSVLKEEIDAGDDKQLSINTNKQPADKEDSQSEVNLSFPQDSKYYLRNSHFRCDFCSRQFRSKSALIIHRRVHTGEKPYQCTYCLKSFKQVAHLETHSRIHTGETPFKCNYCRRSFSQKSNCDRHHRIHVAWKKRMKARAKAAAKTVHLCTICNGRFANASALSKHKCSKVISLEEAEGNTDNVLSSIPYSCNICGKNYINKGYFERHKQSHTLNTTSEKDATSVTEKAFYLCEICQQNFTDKTQYTEHVFQHISETPCDQEASSYTSTDDVPVDHIREVCYLCEQCKKEFYNKEDFYSHSCSSTFDSGNKERYEEQDSKSFENSCNDDEIFTTTLLDQDLSRETEVSGFSEQNGNNSGLSVCEFCNKTFKSLSSLLIHRRVHTGETPFKCPYCKRQFKQIAHLDVHLRTHTGETPFKCQFCDKSFTQNSNKNRHEKVHLSSETAAQLELSSSQIFSKNSVNSAVTTSEKPCQSYCCDICFAMFSTENDLNEHIQTHQDTSYDLGTTLLDLNQNSNKRHHQGENDESNQNQLPHGKSKRLSDIKKRCIMEVKGLANEQELKPEVFNQNRLDDQSMTYDNFGENISCHQCEMCDKIFQTNDALVEHKFSEHIISSSNQDIDDCSSKIIGSQKSVSANFDNGLQKHVCEYCNKDCKSFSSLLTHRRVHTGETPYKCSYCERSFKQSAHLDVHMRTHTGETPYKCKFCDKAFSQNSNKNRHERLHLIQTAT